The Branchiostoma floridae strain S238N-H82 chromosome 10, Bfl_VNyyK, whole genome shotgun sequence genome has a segment encoding these proteins:
- the LOC118424951 gene encoding uncharacterized protein LOC118424951: MEEDGLVANQQDQNVAAEKNQHVDGPDTSRPQIDSGCYSIDNSSCRPGQNGGSMVKDKVETSARVEQQDNIAVKDSEAVVTEQPLPPRPCEIEDNTPSFPVTGPPISDNGDTTANVHEKASPTQNIQNEKEELGMPHLDTQHNASGETLRVSGDKTVSLNKTTEQPNLDKLHSRTVAVQEKMKEIETKMCETRTILAHRRQDVDPATLQKIVHATCQEILKDRESLLSYAEMTGGSTCPEPAPNIRKGSPGLRDPKAAHTNLSVSTTSSASDIPSPMEDQHVSTAGEEQAEENAKCPGSVLKDDKQPEMSKVDASDSMFLESKDTQGHSAENVRTNLAKAEHTNLDSTTSSSSNILCPAEDPHQVNTALEEHTEKCPESVLKGDEKPKMSKVDTPESSCRVKESKNTQDHSTYKKEASDVTKQENDLGQMQECSDSPSQREECAPVDPLLKEQLGGLAYNLGPSDSRKNGNKQPGGERQKEILTGDKDRNKQAGDKTQNAKMSRKKKKAETQLADKKENGVLPSPAKEEGNLKSPEAETNCLETKEQSEESVKNAVVPSPVKKDQEKTKNKGQVASNNPGKNVQSEKVLSNTQKKRGQSGKPKSEVFSKNASEDKDKTGIPSNSNTQVKMKKKRRGSEEPAECGVLSQNSPKDDDPEDKEGTNRVPCITQEKTELSEEPKSDILSKDPLIMKKDPPEDKDNICIPSNSGVERGQTEKLANHEDSDDITTVKKVWRQNILPEEGDAASKKENFNKAEIHAEKKGQIVGGRKQEKNARSKRGDGKSSINLTMDSLISPLNDVGKKYDLIVQTPDSTISSYDSNRTLLEDTKTLTMVITKNWMNLKKSSLWFGFLMARSQKEEPPDMTSFLMTNVTGISMDQDALIYNVQHQYEDLLGDADEDDQDGYNPPPEWLAQEYDNIADEDLYLGSEDAIASPETAVTGPLFCSEAPDNGQMAVGGGDSICLLNNQDLRHIGDHSSQHLPTTQELPNVPVLAYELSLEEEIRHYRRVDRGMTVTVLGLGEQVVSSTRIRNPTTLQEHILQHTADKARISHNSLSL; encoded by the exons ATGGAGGAAGACGGCCTTGTTGCCAACCAGCAGGACCAGAATGTAGCGGCGGAGAAAAATCAACATGTAGATGGGCCCGACACATCCCGGCCACAGATAGACTCAGGCTGCTACAGCATAGACAACTCAAGCTGTCGTCCAGGACAGAATGGGGGGTCCATGGTTAAAGACAAGGTGGAGACCAGTGCAAGAGTCGAGCAGCAGGACAACATAGCTGTGAAAGACAGTGAAGCTGTTGTTACTGAGCAGCCTTTGCCACCAAGGCCATGTGAG ATTGAAGACAATACCCCTTCATTTCCTGTTACTGGGCCACCAATATCAGACAATGGG GACACTACAGCCAATGTTCATGAGAAGGCTAGTCCCACGCAGAACATCCAAAATGAAAAGGAAGAATTAGGGATGCCTCATCTAGACACTCAGCACAATGCTTCTGGTGAAACCTTAAGGGTTTCTGGGGACAAAACTGTTTCGCTGAACAAAACAAccgaacaaccaaacttggacAAGTTGCACAGTCGGACTGTTGCTGTTCAGGAAAAGATGAAGGAAATCGAGACaaaaatgtgtgaaacaagGACTATTTTGGCTCATAGACGACAGGATGTAGACCCAGCAACTCTACAGAAAATAGTTCATGCAACCTGCCAAGAGATATTGAAGGACAGGGAGAGTCTTTTGAGCTATGCAGAAATGACAGGAGGCTCCACATGCCCTGAACCTGCCCCTAACATCAGAAAGGGTTCCCCAGGCCTTAGAGACCCCAAGGCAGCACACACGAACCTGTCAGTATCCACAACTTCAAGTGCAAGTGACATTCCCAGCCCCATGGAAGACCAACATGTCAGTACTGCTGGGGAGGAACAAGCAGAGGAAAATGCCAAGTGTCCCGGGAGTGTTCTGAAAGACGATAAGCAGCCAGAGATGTCAAAAGTTGATGCATCAGACAGCATGTTCCTGGAGTCAAAAGATACTCAAGGTCATAGTGCAGAAAATGTGCGAACAAACCTGGCCAAGGCAGAGCACACAAACCTGGATTCCACAACCTCAAGTTCGAGCAACATTCTTTGCCCTGCAGAAGACCCACATCAAGTCAACACTGCTTTGGAGGAACACACAGAGAAGTGTCCAGAGAGTGTTCTGAAAGGTGATGAGAAACCAAAGATGTCAAAAGTTGATACACCTGAAAGCAGCTGCAGGGTCAAAGAGTCAAAGAACACTCAAGATCATAGCACATACAAGAAGGAAGCAAGCGACGTTACCAAGCAGGAAAATGATCTGGGCCAGATGCAAGAGTGTTCTGACTCTCCAAGCCAGAGGGAAGAATGTGCGCCTGTGGATCCATTACTGAAGGAACAGCTTGGGGGCTTGGCCTATAATTTGGGGCCATCTGACAGTCGCAAGAATGGGAACAAGCAACCAGGAGGTGAACGACAGAAAGAGATACTTACCGGGGATAAAGacagaaacaaacaagcagGAGACAAGACACAGAATGCCAAGATGTctcgaaagaagaagaaggcagaGACCCAGCTAGCAGATAAAAAGGAGAATGGAGTGCTTCCCAGTCCGGCAAAGGAGGAAGGGAATTTGAAGAGTCCTGAAGCAGAAACCAACTGTCTGGAGACAAAGGAACAGTCTGAAGAATCAGTCAAGAATGCAGTTGTGCCTAGCCCAGTAAAGAAAGATCAAGAAAAGACCAAGAATAAGGGTCAAGTGGCATCCAATAACCCAGGAAAGAATGTTCAGTCAGAGAAGGTCCTATCTAACACTCAGAAGAAGAGGGGACAATCAGGCAAGCCAAAGAGTGAGGTCTTTTCTAAGAATGCATCTGAAGACAAAGACAAGACTGGGATCCCGTCTAACAGTAACACCCAggtgaagatgaagaagaagaggagaggGTCAGAAGAGCCAGCCGAGTGTGGGGTCCTGTCTCAGAACTCACCAAAGGATGATGATCCAGAAGATAAAGAGGGGACCAATAGAGTCCCATGCATCACCCAGGAGAAGACAGAGCTGTCAGAAGAGCCAAAGAGTGACATCTTGTCTAAGGACCCACTGATCATGAAGAAGGATCCACCAGAAGACAAGGACAATATTTGCATCCCTTCCAACTCTGGGGTGGAGAGAGGACAGACAGAAAAACTAGCAAATCATGAAGACTCAGATGATATCACCACTGTCAAGAAAGTTTGGAGGCAGAATATTTTGCCAGAAGAAGGGGATGCCGCAtcgaaaaaagaaaattttaacAAGGCAGAGATACATGCTGAGAAGAAGGGTCAGATTGTGGGTGGCAGAAAACAAGAGAAAAATGCACGAAGCAAAAGGGGAGATGGCAAGTCATCAATAAATCTCACAATGGATagtttgatcagtcctctgaatGATGTTGGCAAAAAGTATGACTTGATTGTTCAGACACCAGACAGTACCATCTCTTCATATGACAGCAACCGGACACTGCTGGAAGACACAAAGACTTTGACaa tgGTCATCACCAAGAACTGGATGAACTTGAAGAAGTCATCGCTTTGGTTTGGCTTCCTGATGGCAAGGTCACAAAAAGAGGAACCTCCAGACATGACATCCTTCCTCATG ACTAATGTCACTGGAATATCCATGGACCAAGATGCACTGATCTACAATGTGCAGCATCAGTATGAAGACTTGCTTGGAGATGCTGATGAAGACGACCAAGATGGCTACAACCCGCCACCAGAATGGCTG GCCCAGGAATATGACAATATTGCAGATGAAGACTTGTACTTGGGATCGGAGGACGCTATTGCCTCCCCTGAAACTGCCGTTACAG GTCCACTGTTCTGTAGTGAAGCTCCAGACAATGGACAGATGGCAGTGGGAGGAGGTGACAGTATCTGTCTTCTCAATAACCAAGACTTAAGACAT ATCGGTGATCACTCTTCACAGCACCTCCCTACAACGCAAG AATTGCCAAATGTACCTGTACTTGCATATGAACTTTCCTTGGAGGAGGAAATACGACACTACAGACGTGTTGACAGAG GGATGACTGTGACTGTGCTGGGCCTTGGGGAACAGGTTGTGTCTTCAACAAGAATCCGTAACCCCACAACACTACAGGAGCACATTTTGCAGCACACGGCTGACAAGGCAAGGATATCCCACAATAGTTTAAGTCTTTAA
- the LOC118424645 gene encoding uncharacterized protein LOC118424645 codes for MPSCVSCHNNNINTKSKAISFHRFPSEDKIRLQRWLIAVRSNLREPWTLEKIQDSIASKNPAFVCSEHFSADSCIDNPKARYVPYSVPAKVLLQDAFPTQFGRSTSRVSSERQREKRDRKELLQKLLQQSNDACDHQMTEPMSSVDETGMTEASDAGAASPSAPQTKFDSGIVTSQGLLDSGVSTSSLLSDSGSSTAQSMLDSGVSTSSLLSDSGSSTAQAEVAQGYGLKFHTYCKPPSAEPDKFVTASTQTELTGEMIESLMSSTLCSTPKAKANMRELSFATLSPVASPSDKNDPTFNLSSFETDMDDTDTDYEYDSEEEEEGNGSQFYIVHRSKLLERFQTCECGQPLAVWNMKSTGSMLAIEYECSSCSNRGTWHSQPKIGSMAAGNLLIPAAILFTGGTYKKFADICDTLRLQKFSESHYNNVQRTYLLPAVNDYYLNEQQLILRRFQATAEEEAQQVTLLGDGRCDSPGHCAKYCSYTLMEEKTQFILDFQLAQVTETGTSQAMERHAFEKSLEFVRDNGIDVECIVTDRHRGIGASLKQRNNRHINHQYDVFHMAKSIQKKLSKSAKRKANRALGPWIKFIKNHLWYSSSTCEGDDVLLQEKWLSLIDHIANRHTFRKNQLFKKCAHHRLTPDEKENITWLRPGSAPHRAMREIVSNKTFVKDMAHLTGFKHTGVLEVYHNMLTKYTPKRLHFPYLSMRARLQLSVLDHNNNVFREQAKTLEGDPRWSVVYPKRTSLWVARKLFEAKTYEYRQQLMEEVVRRKESGQWKYGQHVLPDPEMPANIAPVERGSKQEAVDAYRTRFRPR; via the exons ATGCCGTCGTGCGTAAGctgtcacaacaacaacatcaacacgAAGAGCAAAGCGATAAGCTTCCATCGTTTCCCTTCGGAGGACAAAATCAGACTACAGAGGTGGCTAATCGCCGTCCGGTCGAATTTGAGGGAACCATGGACACTGGAAAAGATTCAAGATAGTATCGCCTCGAAAAACCCGGCATTCGTCTGCTCCGAGCATTTTTCGGCAGACTCTTGTATCGACAACCCCAAGGCGAGATATGTTCCCTACTCTGTTCCTGCTAAAGTCCTTCTTCAAGACGCCTTCCCCACTCAGTTTGGGAGAAGCACGTCACGCGTGTCGTCAGAGAGACAGCGTGAAAAAAGGGATCGGAAAGAG CTTCTTCAGAAGTTACTTCAGCAAAGCAATGATGCATGTGATCATCAGATGACTGAGCCCATGAGCAGTGTTGATGAAACAGGAATGACCGAGGCAAGCGATGCTGGTGCTGCATCACCATCTGCACCCCAAACAAAGTTCGATTCAGGCATCGTTACATCACAAGGATTGTTGGATTCAGGCGTGTCTACATCCTCGCTCTTATCCGACTCAGGCTCATCTACAGCACAATCCATGCTGGATTCAGGCGTGTCTACATCCTCGCTCTTATCCGACTCAGGCTCATCTACAGCACAAGCAGAAGTAGCACAAGGGTATGGACTGAAATTCCATACATACTGCAAGCCACCAAGTGCAGAACCTGACAAGTTTGTCACTGCTTCTACACAAACAGAGCTGACCGGTGAGATGATAGAATCACTAATGTCCTCAACGTTATGTTCAACTCCGAAGGCGAAAGCCAATATGCGTGAACTGTCATTTGCGACATTGTCTCCAGTTGCCAGCCCGTCAGATAAGAATGACCCCACATTCAATCTATCAAGTTTTGAGACAGATATGGATGATACAGACACCGACTACGAGTATGACagtgaagaggaggaggaaggaAATGGCTCGCAATTCTACATAGTACACAGAAGCAAGCTTCTCGAAAGGTTCCAGACATGTGAGTGCGGCCAGCCCCTCGCTGTTTGGAACATGAAATCAACTGGCTCCATGCTTGCCATTGAATATGAATGTTCCAGCTGCTCCAACCGAGGAACTTGGCACTCCCAACCAAAGATTGGCAGTATGGCTGCAGGTAACCTTCTCATTCCTGCAGCCATACTGTTTACAGGTGGTACCTATAAGAAGTTCGCTGACATATGTGACACTCTAAGGCTGCAGAAGTTCTCAGAGTCACACTACAACAATGTCCAAAGAACATACCTCCTTCCAGCGGTCAACGATTACTACCTCAACGAACAGCAACTCATCCTCAGACGTTTCCAAGCAACAGCAGAAGAGGAAGCACAGCAGGTCACATTGCTGGGAGATGGGAGGTGTGACTCCCCAGGTCACTGTGCGAAGTACTGTAGTTATACACTGATGGAGGAGAAGACACAGTTCATCCTGGACTTCCAGCTGGCACAGGTGACCGAAACAGGAACCTCCCAGGCGATGGAAAGGcatgcctttgaaaaatcaCTGGAGTTCGTCCGGGACAACGGTATTGATGTCGAGTGTATAGTCACTGACAGACACCGGGGTATTGGAGCATCACTTAAGCAACGCAACAATAGGCACATCAATCACCAATATGATGTATTTCATATGGCCAAGTCTATTCAAAAGAAGCTGTCAAAATCTGCAAAGAGGAAGGCCAACAGAGCCCTCGGCCCTTGGATTAAATTCATAAAGAACCACCTTTGGTATAGCTCAAGTACCTGCGAAGGAGATGACGTG CTCCTACAAGAGAAGTGGCTCTCTCTGATTGACCACATTGCCAACCGCCACACATTCAGAAAGAACCAGCTGTTCAAGAAGTGTGCTCACCATCGACTCACCCCTGATGAGAAGGAAAACATCACTTGGCTGAGACCAGGAAGTGCCCCACACCGTGCCATGCGGGAGATAGTCTCCAATAAGACTTTTGTCAAGGACATGGCACATCTGACAGGGTTTAAGCACACAG GGGTACTGGAGGTCTACCACAACATGCTGACAAAGTACACCCCGAAGCGCCTACATTTCCCCTACCTGTCCATGCGGGCTCGTCTGCAGCTTTCTGTGCTGGATCACAATAACAACGTGTTCCGCGAGCAGGCAAAGACACTGGAAG GGGACCCGAGATGGTCTGTTGTGTATCCCAAAAGGACCAGTCTGTGGGTAGCCCGGAAACTGTTTGAGGCGAAAACCTATGAGTACCGACAGCAGTTGATGGAGGAAGTTGTGCGCAGGAAGGAGAGCGGACAGTGGAAGTATGGACAACACGTCCTGCCTGATCCAGAGATGCCTGCAAACATTGCCCCCGTGGAACGTGGCAGCAAACAGGAGGCCGTAGATGCATACCGGACCAGATTCAGGCCGCGTTGA